The sequence CCAGACCAAGAAGATCGAGTCGAAGCGGCATCTGGCTTACATCTGGGCCGACGACCGGAACACCATCTCGATCGACGACCGGCTGATCCCGCTCGCGGCGATCGGCACCATCTCCGGCATCATCCGTCAGAAGTTGGACGCCGACAACCAGTTGATCGTCTCGATGAAGATCGACAAGCGCGCCAAGATGTCGCTCGTAACCGACATTCAGGAGCAACTGCGCGACGCCTACGCCGTCCGGGTCAACTACTCGACACGGTTCAAGGGGGGAGAGTGAGGGAGGGGGATGCCTGAACAGCAGGACATTATTACTGTGAGTCCGAGTGTCGCGCTGGAAACCGGACTGATTGAGTTTCTTCGCACCATTGAGTTGGAAGAGAATGGCTGCAGAGGAGTCGCTCTCTCTATCTTGGCTCAAACCAATGCCGAGGATCTCCGTAAAATCGAGATTGACCTCTCTCAGTTGCGCCAGTCCGGCCCAAGACACGGTAGGCAGGAGATAAGACTAAGAAGCGGGCGGCTTGCAATATTGGAGTCAAAGATCTGGGCGGTAAATCCACTTGATGACAACCCCGAGATAGCTCTTTCGCTTGATTGCGATCTGGCAATCAAGTTGAATGAAGGAGTAGATAAGAGCCTGCACAATAGTGAAATGCCTTCATCAATCATTGATGATTTCGT is a genomic window of Calditrichota bacterium containing:
- a CDS encoding biopolymer transporter ExbD, whose amino-acid sequence is MFTKKQKPQGGIPTASLPDIIFLLLFFFMVTTVIKKTQGIPIVTPAADQTKKIESKRHLAYIWADDRNTISIDDRLIPLAAIGTISGIIRQKLDADNQLIVSMKIDKRAKMSLVTDIQEQLRDAYAVRVNYSTRFKGGE